A genomic window from Chrysoperla carnea chromosome 3, inChrCarn1.1, whole genome shotgun sequence includes:
- the LOC123296625 gene encoding G-protein-signaling modulator 2 isoform X2 gives MSLSASAENLTSETQNFDGGASSMCLELALEGERLCKSGDCRAGVAFLQAAIQAGTDDLRTLSAIYSQLGNAYFYLGDYVKAMQYHKHDLTLARTMGDKLGEAKSSGNLGNTLKVMGKFDEAMICCKRHLEISRELGDRLSEGRALYNLGNVYHAKGKHIGRVGQQDPGEFPEDVKSCLQQAVTYYEENLALMCELNDVAAQGRACGNLGNTHYLLGDFEKAIHYHEKRLTIARQFGDKAAERRANSNLGNSHIFLGQFESAAQHYKRTLILAQELGDKAVEAQACYSLGNTYTLLRDYQAAIEYHLRHLLIAQHLQDRVGEGRACWSLGNAHAALQNHEKALYFATKHLEISDELGDSMGQATAKMNIADLRKVLGLPQDEPIDGATCEDFANDHKVNLSFNGMEVASSNASSSESSSIQNHRLHRLTPDGKQRSQLSSTSALPTVSSTATQPSTVTTTKPTKVDDEESFFDLLSRFQSKRMDDQRCSLQLNDNKENRNGINLVQPSTAPAPGKKTNHNNNETTNGVNDGRDDLLEMIVGMQSKRMDEQRVELTHLPGLQPSSLQRLTAVAEPAPNTPDDAFLEMIMRCQGSRLEEQRSTLPEVVDTESEHQPHGTPSIRGATVPDEDFFSLIMRFQSGRMEDQRATVPKPEPKQNNDVNGGPTASSSGKNKK, from the exons atgtcaCTCAGTGCAAGTGCAGAAAATCTAACGAGTGAGACACAG aattttgatGGTGGGGCCAGTAGTATGTGTTTAGAATTGGCGTTAGAAGGTGAACGGCTATGTAAATCAGGCGATTGTCGGGCTGGTGTTGCATTTTTACAAGCTGCTATACAAGCCGGAACTGATGATTTAAGAACATTAAGTGCAATTTATTCACAGCTTGGAAATGCATACTTCTATCTTGGGGATTATGTTAAAGCTATGCAATATCACAAACATGATCTTACATTGGCTAG aacaaTGGGAGACAAATTAGGCGAAGCAAAATCATCAGGAAATCTGGGGAATACGTTAAAAGTAATGGGAAAATTTGATGAAGCGATGATTTGCTGTAAACGACATTTAGAAATTTCACGAGAATTAGGTGATCGATTGAGTGAAGGTCGTGCTCTCTATAATTTGGGTAACGTGTACCATGCGAAAGGGAAACATATTGGACGTGTTGGTCAACAAGATCCTGGTGAATTTCCAGAAGATGTTAAAAGTTGTTTACAACAAGCTGTTACATATTACGA GGAAAATTTGGCGTTAATGTGTGAATTAAATGACGTAGCTGCACAAGGGCGCGCCTGTGGAAATTTAGGCAATACACATTATCTATTGGGTGATTTCGAAAAAGCAATACATTATCATGAGAAACGTTTAACAATAGCTCGACAATTTGGGGATAAGGCTGCCGAACGACGTGCAAATAGTAATTTAGGCAATTCACATATTTTTCTAGGACAATTCGAATCAGCTGCACAACATTATAAACGTACTTTAATATTAGCACAAGAATTAGGTGATAAAGCGGTCGAGGCACAAGCGTGCTATAGTTTGGGGAATACGTATACGTTGTTACGGGATTACCAGGCTGCAATTGAATATCATTTACGTCATTTATTAATTGCCCAACATTTACAAGATCGTGTGGGAGAGGGTCGAGCATGTTGGAGTTTAGGGAATGCACATGCTGCGTTACAAAATCATGAAAAGGCACTTTATTTTGCTACTAAACATTTAGAAATCAGTGATGAG CTTGGTGATTCAATGGGCCAAGCAACAGCTAAAATGAATATAGCTGATTTACGTAAAGTATTGGGTCTTCCACAAGATGAACCGATCGATGGTGCTACCTGCGAAGATTTTGCTAATGATCACAAagtaaatttatcatttaatggTATGGAAGTGGCGTCATCAAATGCCTCATCATCCGAATCATCTTCAATACAAAACCATAGATTACATAGG tTAACGCCCGATGGCAAACAACGATCACAATTATCCTCCACATCAGCATTACCAACAGTATCCTCTACCGCCACACAACCTTCTACAGTCACAACAACAAAACCCACAAAAGTCGATGACGAAGAatcatttttcgatttattatcCCGATTTCAATCGAAACGAATGGATGATCAACGTTGTTCGTTACAACTCAACGACAATAAAGAAAACCGTAACGGCATTAATTTAGTACAACCTTCAACAGCACCTGCACCAGggaaaaaaacaaatcataacaATAATGAAACAACAAATGGAGTTAACGATGGTCGGGACGATTTACTAGAAATGATTGTTGGTATGCAATCAAAACGTATGGACGAACAACGCGTAGAATTAACACATTTACCTGGTCTACAACCGAGTTCATTACAACGATTAACCGCTGTTGCTGAACCCGCACCAAACACACCTGATGATGCTTTTCTGGAGATGATTATGCGATGCCAAGGATCACGTTTAGAGGAACAACGATCAACGTTACCTGAAGTGGTTGATACAGAAAGTGAACATCAACCGCATGGTACACCAAGTATACGTGGTGCTACAGTACCTGATGAGGATTTCTTTTCACTTATTATGCGTTTTCAATCGGGACGTATGGAAGATCAAAGAGCTACTGTTCCCAAACCTGAACCTAA acAAAATAATGATGTAAATGGTGGACCCACAGCATCGTCAAGTggaaagaataagaaataa
- the LOC123296625 gene encoding G-protein-signaling modulator 2 isoform X1, with product MSLSASAENLTSETQNFDGGASSMCLELALEGERLCKSGDCRAGVAFLQAAIQAGTDDLRTLSAIYSQLGNAYFYLGDYVKAMQYHKHDLTLARTMGDKLGEAKSSGNLGNTLKVMGKFDEAMICCKRHLEISRELGDRLSEGRALYNLGNVYHAKGKHIGRVGQQDPGEFPEDVKSCLQQAVTYYEENLALMCELNDVAAQGRACGNLGNTHYLLGDFEKAIHYHEKRLTIARQFGDKAAERRANSNLGNSHIFLGQFESAAQHYKRTLILAQELGDKAVEAQACYSLGNTYTLLRDYQAAIEYHLRHLLIAQHLQDRVGEGRACWSLGNAHAALQNHEKALYFATKHLEISDELGDSMGQATAKMNIADLRKVLGLPQDEPIDGATCEDFANDHKVNLSFNGMEVASSNASSSESSSIQNHRLHRVRRESMEQLNLIKLTPDGKQRSQLSSTSALPTVSSTATQPSTVTTTKPTKVDDEESFFDLLSRFQSKRMDDQRCSLQLNDNKENRNGINLVQPSTAPAPGKKTNHNNNETTNGVNDGRDDLLEMIVGMQSKRMDEQRVELTHLPGLQPSSLQRLTAVAEPAPNTPDDAFLEMIMRCQGSRLEEQRSTLPEVVDTESEHQPHGTPSIRGATVPDEDFFSLIMRFQSGRMEDQRATVPKPEPKQNNDVNGGPTASSSGKNKK from the exons atgtcaCTCAGTGCAAGTGCAGAAAATCTAACGAGTGAGACACAG aattttgatGGTGGGGCCAGTAGTATGTGTTTAGAATTGGCGTTAGAAGGTGAACGGCTATGTAAATCAGGCGATTGTCGGGCTGGTGTTGCATTTTTACAAGCTGCTATACAAGCCGGAACTGATGATTTAAGAACATTAAGTGCAATTTATTCACAGCTTGGAAATGCATACTTCTATCTTGGGGATTATGTTAAAGCTATGCAATATCACAAACATGATCTTACATTGGCTAG aacaaTGGGAGACAAATTAGGCGAAGCAAAATCATCAGGAAATCTGGGGAATACGTTAAAAGTAATGGGAAAATTTGATGAAGCGATGATTTGCTGTAAACGACATTTAGAAATTTCACGAGAATTAGGTGATCGATTGAGTGAAGGTCGTGCTCTCTATAATTTGGGTAACGTGTACCATGCGAAAGGGAAACATATTGGACGTGTTGGTCAACAAGATCCTGGTGAATTTCCAGAAGATGTTAAAAGTTGTTTACAACAAGCTGTTACATATTACGA GGAAAATTTGGCGTTAATGTGTGAATTAAATGACGTAGCTGCACAAGGGCGCGCCTGTGGAAATTTAGGCAATACACATTATCTATTGGGTGATTTCGAAAAAGCAATACATTATCATGAGAAACGTTTAACAATAGCTCGACAATTTGGGGATAAGGCTGCCGAACGACGTGCAAATAGTAATTTAGGCAATTCACATATTTTTCTAGGACAATTCGAATCAGCTGCACAACATTATAAACGTACTTTAATATTAGCACAAGAATTAGGTGATAAAGCGGTCGAGGCACAAGCGTGCTATAGTTTGGGGAATACGTATACGTTGTTACGGGATTACCAGGCTGCAATTGAATATCATTTACGTCATTTATTAATTGCCCAACATTTACAAGATCGTGTGGGAGAGGGTCGAGCATGTTGGAGTTTAGGGAATGCACATGCTGCGTTACAAAATCATGAAAAGGCACTTTATTTTGCTACTAAACATTTAGAAATCAGTGATGAG CTTGGTGATTCAATGGGCCAAGCAACAGCTAAAATGAATATAGCTGATTTACGTAAAGTATTGGGTCTTCCACAAGATGAACCGATCGATGGTGCTACCTGCGAAGATTTTGCTAATGATCACAAagtaaatttatcatttaatggTATGGAAGTGGCGTCATCAAATGCCTCATCATCCGAATCATCTTCAATACAAAACCATAGATTACATAGGGTGAGACGCGAAAGCATGGAACAgcttaatttaattaag tTAACGCCCGATGGCAAACAACGATCACAATTATCCTCCACATCAGCATTACCAACAGTATCCTCTACCGCCACACAACCTTCTACAGTCACAACAACAAAACCCACAAAAGTCGATGACGAAGAatcatttttcgatttattatcCCGATTTCAATCGAAACGAATGGATGATCAACGTTGTTCGTTACAACTCAACGACAATAAAGAAAACCGTAACGGCATTAATTTAGTACAACCTTCAACAGCACCTGCACCAGggaaaaaaacaaatcataacaATAATGAAACAACAAATGGAGTTAACGATGGTCGGGACGATTTACTAGAAATGATTGTTGGTATGCAATCAAAACGTATGGACGAACAACGCGTAGAATTAACACATTTACCTGGTCTACAACCGAGTTCATTACAACGATTAACCGCTGTTGCTGAACCCGCACCAAACACACCTGATGATGCTTTTCTGGAGATGATTATGCGATGCCAAGGATCACGTTTAGAGGAACAACGATCAACGTTACCTGAAGTGGTTGATACAGAAAGTGAACATCAACCGCATGGTACACCAAGTATACGTGGTGCTACAGTACCTGATGAGGATTTCTTTTCACTTATTATGCGTTTTCAATCGGGACGTATGGAAGATCAAAGAGCTACTGTTCCCAAACCTGAACCTAA acAAAATAATGATGTAAATGGTGGACCCACAGCATCGTCAAGTggaaagaataagaaataa